The segment CATCCGCCGCACACTCGCGCCGCAATTCATCGAGCGCCTCGGTGTGAACGACGCGGCTGCGAACGGCTTCTTGTGCCGCCGAAAGTGCCGTAACGGCCCGCCGCCGCAGGTCGTTCAGCACGCTCTTGGGCGCCATTGCCTCGGCCGGCAGTTCGAGCCGAACGCCTCCCAATTCGAACGGCGTGCCTCCTAGTCGGCCGAGTTGCTCGCGAGCAGTTTCTAGGGTTAGCGGATGCTTTTCGGCGCGAGCCAACGGTCCGTCCCAGCATGCCGATGCAGTTCGGCCAGTGGCGTCGCGTGCAATCAATTCGAGCGTGCCGCCCAGAGTTCCGCGTAGGTCGAAATCAACGCGCTGCCGCTTGTTCGAACCATCGCGGCCATAGGATTGCTCGGCCCGCTTGCGCAACGCCGGGTCGTCGGTCCTCCAGACGATGCAGCCCAGCGCGAGCAACGCCAGATTCACGTGACCATCGCCGAAGGTCAACTCGCACCGGCGCGCCGTCCGCCGCGCGACGCGATAAACGCGGCCTCCTTGCTCATCCTGCTCGGGGTGCCCCTCGTCGAACACGATGCCATCGCCCGGCTTGATTAATTCGACCGACGCATCCGCGCCATCGTGCTCCGCAGCCAGCTCGACGACGATTCCGTGCGGCGTCCTTTCAACCACCGTTCCGATTCGGACTCCGCGGCTCTTGGGGAATCGCCCCTCGACCAATTGCTGATGATCGATGCCGCCGAGGAATCCTTGAGTGAAACCGCGGGAAAAACTCTGCGCCAAATCGAGCCGCCCCTGCCGCGAGAGCGTAAACGGTTGGGCCGCCAGCGCGGCGTCGATGGCCGCACGATAAGTCTGCGAGGCGACGGCGACATACTGAGCGCTTTTCAGCCGCCCTTCGATCTTGAAGCTTCGCACCCCCAGCTTCACCAGCGGATCGATCAGATCATGGGCCGATAAATCCTGCGGACTGAGCAGATAGGCCCGATCGCCCGTCTCGCGCAGTTCGCCGTCCACGATCAATTCATACGGCATACGGCAGGCTTGGGCGCATTGGCCGCGATTCGCGCTGCGCCCGCCAAGGGCTTCGCTCGTCAGGCATTGGCCGCTGTAAGCGACACAGAGCGCCCCGTGGACGAACACCTCCAGCGGCATCGCCGTGCGGGCCGCGATCCGCCGGATGTCGTCCAGCGAGAGTTCGCGGGCCAGGATCACGCGCTCGACTCCCAGGCGGCGAACGAACTCGATCCCGCGCGGCTCGGTGAGCGTCATTTGCGTCGAGCCGTGAACGGGCAATCCCGGCGCGAGGCGGCGAATCAGGCGGACGAGCCCCAAGTCCTGGACGATGACCGCATCCGCCCCGGCCTCGACGATCCCGCGCAAGAAGCTCGCCGCTTCCGTCAGCTCGTCTGAGAACACGAGCGTATTAAAAGCCACATAGCCCAATACATTCCGATGGTGCAGATAGGCCATCACGTCGGGCAACTCGGCGAGCGTGAAATTCGTGGCGCGATGGCGGGCGTTGAAATTCGACAGCCCAAAATAAACCGCATCCGCCCCATTAGCCACCGCCGCGCGCAGCGATTCCCAATCGCCGGCGGGGGCGAGCAATTCGGGACGCGCGCTGGAGCTGCAAGTGTCGGACACAGATCAACTTGACCGGATTGGTGAACTCAATTCAGAATGAGCCTATGATACGCTACGCGATCGTCATCGAGAAATCGCCCTCCAATTATGGCGGTTATGTCCCCGACCTGCCAGGCTGCGTGGCGACGGGGGCGACCGTCGAGGTGACGGAACAACTGCTGCGCGAGGCGATCGCGCTACATGTTCAAGGGATGAAGGAAGACGGGCTTCCGATTCCCGAACCGTCCAGCGTCGTCGAATACGTCGAACTCGAAGCCGGGGCCTGAATCGGCGCCGCCTCGTTCATTTCTCCGCAGCCTTGCTCAACACCTTCCCGTTCTCATCCACCGCTCCGGCCACGATCAGCACCATGTGGTCGGGGTCGATGTGTTTCTTAGCCACGTCGAGCACGTCTTGCGGAGTGACGGCCGAGATCGCGCGGCGGAAGTCGGCCAGATAGTTAAAGCCGAGGTGATAGCGCTCGACTCCCAACAGCCGCCCAGCGACTTGCTCGTTCGTCGTGAATTCGAATG is part of the Pirellulales bacterium genome and harbors:
- a CDS encoding DUF3656 domain-containing protein, whose amino-acid sequence is MSDTCSSSARPELLAPAGDWESLRAAVANGADAVYFGLSNFNARHRATNFTLAELPDVMAYLHHRNVLGYVAFNTLVFSDELTEAASFLRGIVEAGADAVIVQDLGLVRLIRRLAPGLPVHGSTQMTLTEPRGIEFVRRLGVERVILARELSLDDIRRIAARTAMPLEVFVHGALCVAYSGQCLTSEALGGRSANRGQCAQACRMPYELIVDGELRETGDRAYLLSPQDLSAHDLIDPLVKLGVRSFKIEGRLKSAQYVAVASQTYRAAIDAALAAQPFTLSRQGRLDLAQSFSRGFTQGFLGGIDHQQLVEGRFPKSRGVRIGTVVERTPHGIVVELAAEHDGADASVELIKPGDGIVFDEGHPEQDEQGGRVYRVARRTARRCELTFGDGHVNLALLALGCIVWRTDDPALRKRAEQSYGRDGSNKRQRVDFDLRGTLGGTLELIARDATGRTASACWDGPLARAEKHPLTLETAREQLGRLGGTPFELGGVRLELPAEAMAPKSVLNDLRRRAVTALSAAQEAVRSRVVHTEALDELRRECAADATAASVPGATAGLSSSEDPSPELHVLVRTMEQLHAAVEWRRTTSLRGLTYCDFEDVRRYREAVNYSHAHGQPIGLATLRILKPGEEGLLAQIAHAGADAVLIRNLAALAYFQERPAQTALIGDFPLNVANELSADLFFREGMPRLVPSYDLNWDQLAEMLKRSDAGRFEIVVHQHMPMFHMEHCVFAAMLSNGKDWRDCGRPCDRHEVALRDRTGASFPLAADTGCRNTVFNSVAQSAAEFIPRMLARGARHFRVELLRESPAETAALLDRYARVVAGLDSGRATWRQLQVINQLGVTRGTLQLS
- a CDS encoding type II toxin-antitoxin system HicB family antitoxin; the encoded protein is MIRYAIVIEKSPSNYGGYVPDLPGCVATGATVEVTEQLLREAIALHVQGMKEDGLPIPEPSSVVEYVELEAGA